A stretch of Janibacter endophyticus DNA encodes these proteins:
- a CDS encoding NADP-dependent isocitrate dehydrogenase, translating to MSTSKIIWTQIDEAPALASYSLLPIVQAFTKGTGVEVETSDISLSGRILAQFPERLTDEQRVPDNLAALGELTQSPEANIIKLPNISASVPQLKAAIAELQEQGYDIPDYPSDPSTDEEKDVQARYANVLGSAVNPVLREGNSDRRAPQSVKNFAKKHPHRLGPWTADNKAQVVSMSGDDFYGNEQSVVMPADDTLAITLVTPQGDTVLKDGVDVLAGEIVDGTFMSAKALQAFYAEQIEAAKAEDLLLSLHLKATMMKVSDPVLFGHAVRVWLGDVMTKHADSLKEAGVNPNLGLGSLYSAIESLPQEKQDEIRADIDAVFAERPALAMVDSDKGITNLHVPSDVIIDASMPVVIRDSGQMWNAKGEQQETLAMVPDRSYGPMYQAVVEDHKKHGALDPATIGSVPNVGLMAQKAEEYGSHPTTFVIPAAGTVKVTNGAGETLMEHDVAEGDIWRMSRVRDIPVRDWVKLAVTRARATGAPAVFYLDEQRAHDRNVIAKVEEYLNEHDTDGLEIKILAPVEAITYCLEQIRAGKDAISVTGNVLRDYLTDLFPILELGTSAKMLSIVPLLNGGGLFETGAGGSAPKHVQQFLKENYLRWDSLGEFLALGASLEHLATTQDNPKAQVLADTLDEAIARFLDENRSPARKLGSIDNRGSHYYLALYWAEALAAQSKDSELAERFAPVAEALASNEDTINTELIDAQGSPVDLGGYYRPDPAKASAAMRPSATLNGIIDGM from the coding sequence ATGAGCACGTCCAAGATCATCTGGACCCAGATCGACGAGGCGCCGGCCCTGGCCAGCTACTCGCTGCTGCCGATCGTCCAGGCCTTCACCAAGGGCACCGGCGTCGAGGTCGAGACGAGCGACATCTCCCTCTCCGGCCGTATCCTCGCCCAGTTCCCCGAGCGCCTCACCGACGAGCAGCGCGTGCCCGACAACCTGGCCGCTCTCGGCGAGCTGACCCAGTCGCCCGAGGCCAACATCATCAAGCTGCCGAACATCTCTGCCTCCGTCCCGCAGCTGAAGGCCGCCATCGCGGAGCTGCAGGAGCAGGGCTACGACATCCCCGACTACCCCTCCGACCCGAGCACCGACGAGGAGAAGGACGTCCAGGCCCGCTACGCCAACGTCCTCGGCTCCGCCGTCAACCCGGTCCTGCGCGAGGGCAACTCCGACCGACGCGCCCCTCAGTCGGTCAAGAACTTCGCCAAGAAGCACCCGCACCGCCTCGGCCCCTGGACCGCCGACAACAAGGCGCAGGTCGTCTCGATGAGCGGCGACGACTTCTACGGCAACGAGCAGTCCGTCGTCATGCCCGCCGACGACACCCTCGCGATCACCCTCGTCACCCCGCAGGGCGACACCGTGCTCAAGGACGGTGTCGACGTCCTCGCCGGCGAGATCGTCGACGGCACCTTCATGTCGGCGAAGGCCCTCCAGGCCTTCTACGCCGAGCAGATCGAGGCTGCCAAGGCCGAGGACCTGCTCCTCTCGCTGCACCTCAAGGCGACGATGATGAAGGTCTCCGACCCGGTCCTCTTCGGCCACGCCGTGCGCGTCTGGCTCGGCGACGTCATGACCAAGCACGCCGACTCCCTCAAGGAGGCCGGCGTCAACCCCAACCTCGGGCTCGGCTCGCTCTACTCCGCGATCGAGTCCCTCCCCCAGGAGAAGCAGGACGAGATCCGCGCCGACATCGACGCGGTCTTCGCCGAGCGCCCGGCGCTCGCGATGGTCGACTCCGACAAGGGCATCACCAACCTCCACGTCCCGAGCGACGTCATCATCGACGCCTCGATGCCCGTCGTCATCCGCGACTCCGGCCAGATGTGGAACGCGAAGGGCGAGCAGCAGGAGACCCTCGCGATGGTCCCCGACCGCAGCTACGGCCCGATGTACCAGGCCGTCGTCGAGGACCACAAGAAGCACGGCGCCCTCGACCCGGCGACCATCGGCAGCGTCCCCAACGTCGGTCTCATGGCGCAGAAGGCCGAGGAGTACGGCTCGCACCCGACGACCTTCGTCATCCCCGCAGCAGGCACCGTCAAGGTCACCAACGGCGCCGGCGAGACCCTCATGGAGCATGACGTCGCCGAGGGCGACATCTGGCGCATGTCCCGGGTCCGCGACATCCCGGTCCGTGACTGGGTCAAGCTCGCCGTCACCCGTGCCCGCGCGACCGGCGCCCCGGCAGTCTTCTACCTCGACGAGCAACGCGCCCACGACCGCAACGTCATCGCGAAGGTCGAGGAGTACCTCAACGAGCACGACACCGACGGCCTGGAGATCAAGATCCTCGCACCGGTCGAGGCGATCACCTACTGCCTCGAGCAGATCCGCGCCGGCAAGGACGCGATCTCGGTGACGGGCAACGTCCTGCGCGACTACCTCACCGACCTCTTCCCCATCCTTGAGCTCGGCACGAGCGCGAAGATGCTCTCGATCGTCCCGCTGCTCAACGGCGGTGGCCTCTTCGAGACCGGCGCCGGCGGGTCCGCCCCGAAGCACGTCCAGCAGTTCCTCAAGGAGAACTACCTCCGCTGGGACAGCCTGGGTGAGTTCTTGGCGCTCGGCGCCTCCCTGGAGCACCTCGCGACGACGCAGGACAACCCGAAGGCGCAGGTCCTCGCCGACACCCTCGACGAGGCCATCGCGCGGTTCCTCGACGAGAACAGGTCGCCGGCCCGCAAGCTCGGCTCGATCGACAACCGCGGCAGCCACTACTACCTCGCCCTCTACTGGGCCGAGGCGCTCGCCGCCCAGTCGAAGGACTCCGAGCTCGCCGAGCGCTTCGCCCCCGTCGCCGAGGCCCTCGCGAGCAACGAGGACACGATCAACACCGAGCTCATCGACGCCCAGGGCAGCCCGGTCGACCTCGGCGGCTACTACCGCCCGGACCCGGCCAAGGCCTCCGCGGCCATGCGGCCCTCCGCCACCCTCAACGGGATCATCGACGGCATGTGA
- a CDS encoding polysaccharide biosynthesis tyrosine autokinase, giving the protein MELQEYFRILRKRWPVIALTLLLTIGAAAAYTILAPKSYESKTALFVSTSASEGADSLLQGSSFTQQRVKSYADVIKSPVVLDPVIDELGLDVPSEVLEQRVTTNVPLDTVLIEVAVRDNDPQTAADIAEGIADQFIRTVGEIETSRGDRSAPITVTVTRPAAVPTVPVSPNPLLNLALGGVLGLLLGLVLALIRDMQDTSIKTEKEVREVTEEPIIGAIHFDAQAPKHPLVVQDDAHSVRAEAFRALRTNLQFVDAAHEIRTIVVTSSLPGEGKTTTTANLGVTMAEAGSSVCIIEADLRRPRLLDYLGMDGTVGLTNVLIGEADLDDVLQPFGTGRMEILGAGPIPPNPSELLGSPQMRHTLDELERRFDYVLLDAPPVLPVTDAAVLGRICDGTILVAGSGVIKKEHLSRALEALGRVNASVLGIIVNRIPTKGVDAYSYYGEGYQALPSADTSETSLRRRTRTARGHKV; this is encoded by the coding sequence ATGGAGCTGCAGGAGTACTTCCGGATCTTGCGGAAGCGCTGGCCCGTCATCGCGCTGACCCTGCTGCTCACCATCGGTGCCGCCGCGGCGTACACGATCCTCGCTCCCAAGTCCTACGAGTCGAAGACCGCCCTCTTCGTCTCTACGTCGGCATCTGAAGGTGCCGACTCCCTGCTGCAGGGCAGCAGCTTCACCCAGCAGCGCGTGAAGTCCTATGCCGACGTGATCAAGAGCCCCGTCGTCCTCGACCCGGTGATCGACGAGCTCGGGCTCGACGTCCCCTCGGAGGTCCTCGAGCAGCGGGTAACGACGAACGTGCCGCTGGACACGGTGCTCATCGAGGTGGCTGTCCGCGACAACGACCCGCAGACCGCCGCCGACATCGCGGAGGGGATCGCGGACCAGTTCATCCGAACCGTCGGCGAGATCGAGACCTCCCGTGGCGACCGCTCCGCACCGATCACTGTCACCGTGACGCGTCCCGCTGCCGTACCGACCGTCCCGGTCAGCCCCAACCCGCTGCTCAACCTCGCCCTGGGCGGTGTCCTGGGCCTCCTGCTCGGCCTCGTCCTGGCGCTCATCCGCGACATGCAGGACACCTCGATCAAGACCGAGAAGGAGGTGCGGGAGGTCACCGAGGAGCCCATCATCGGTGCCATCCACTTCGACGCGCAGGCGCCAAAGCACCCCCTCGTCGTCCAGGACGACGCGCACAGCGTCCGCGCGGAGGCATTCCGGGCGCTGCGGACGAACCTCCAGTTCGTCGACGCCGCCCACGAGATCCGCACGATCGTCGTGACCTCGTCGCTGCCTGGTGAGGGCAAGACGACGACGACCGCCAACCTCGGCGTGACGATGGCCGAGGCCGGGAGCTCGGTCTGCATCATCGAGGCCGACCTGCGTCGCCCCCGGCTGCTCGACTACCTCGGCATGGACGGCACTGTCGGGCTGACAAACGTCCTCATCGGCGAGGCCGACCTCGACGACGTTCTCCAGCCCTTCGGCACCGGCCGGATGGAGATCCTCGGTGCCGGCCCGATCCCCCCGAACCCCAGCGAGCTGCTCGGGTCGCCCCAGATGCGCCACACGCTCGACGAGCTCGAGCGCCGCTTCGACTACGTCCTCCTCGACGCACCGCCGGTCCTGCCGGTCACCGACGCCGCCGTGCTCGGCCGCATCTGCGACGGCACGATCCTCGTCGCCGGGTCGGGCGTCATCAAGAAGGAGCACCTCTCGCGCGCTCTCGAGGCGCTCGGCCGCGTCAACGCCTCGGTCCTCGGGATCATCGTCAACCGCATCCCGACGAAGGGCGTCGATGCCTACAGCTACTACGGCGAGGGCTACCAGGCGCTCCCATCGGCAGACACCTCGGAGACGTCACTGCGTCGCCGGACCCGGACCGCCCGAGGTCACAAGGTCTGA
- a CDS encoding arsenate reductase/protein-tyrosine-phosphatase family protein: MSSETVPRILVVCTGNVCRSPYMERVIQQVVDKAWGAGAVEVHSAGTGALAGRGMDPGTEEILRCAGVRTEGFKARQLVKDHVASSALVLTATRAHRGPVASLHPRALRYTFALGDFVHLASSLPDEKMPRTDDPAKWLSEITQGVAQRRGLVSPRDPVEVDVTDPFRRGPEVFAQMSREVDVLRPGLERALGGHRTR, encoded by the coding sequence GTGAGCAGCGAGACAGTGCCCCGGATCCTCGTCGTGTGCACGGGCAACGTCTGCCGCTCGCCCTACATGGAGCGGGTCATCCAGCAGGTCGTCGACAAGGCGTGGGGGGCCGGTGCCGTCGAGGTCCACAGCGCTGGGACGGGAGCCCTCGCCGGGCGGGGTATGGACCCAGGCACCGAGGAGATCCTCCGATGCGCCGGGGTGAGGACAGAGGGATTCAAGGCCCGGCAGCTCGTCAAGGACCACGTCGCGTCCTCCGCGCTCGTCCTCACAGCCACCCGGGCTCACCGGGGCCCTGTCGCCTCACTCCACCCGCGAGCCTTGCGTTACACCTTTGCGCTCGGCGACTTCGTCCACCTCGCCTCGAGCCTCCCCGACGAGAAGATGCCCCGCACCGACGACCCCGCGAAGTGGCTGAGCGAGATCACCCAGGGCGTCGCCCAGCGCCGCGGTCTCGTTTCCCCGAGGGACCCTGTCGAGGTTGACGTCACCGACCCATTTCGGCGCGGTCCGGAGGTCTTCGCGCAGATGTCTCGTGAGGTCGACGTGCTCCGCCCCGGACTCGAGCGCGCGCTGGGTGGCCACCGGACGCGCTGA
- a CDS encoding acyltransferase family protein translates to MLAWRVRASLRWVGGCLLVLTAGSFALSVVVTPILPSLAYYGLPTRAWQLGLGACLALVPLHRRMSPRFRPWAAVLGSVAVSWSIFTLDASWAYPGWVAIVPTAGAALLLAGGDPQWSTSTSLSAPRRSFPKVIILLGDVSYSLYLWHWPVLVIPTLASGQPLTVWETLGAVALSVLLAGLTYRYVEQPTRRAGACSQKPWRLVSFGVVTSMVVAGVLAVVPAAFTLTSTETVPTFVGGQIPERLEAPRAVPLNISDSLASPSRAAIFSGCTDLTPTDDEAQLERCRGGDTDGSAASVALIGDSHAGHLQPTLDEIGEDEGFTVDTYLRNACPVFAAPITHYDSGRPHPECQPWREDLLMGLRAVPPDVIVVSHNDAGYFDDLGVAPSVDEWLGWERELINDLPDVPVLIVSETPHWVRSPATCLAENLDDVAPCSLPADGAYPFDHAALLGADLDAGRESPVGVLDGHDLVCANRCYAIAGSILLYSDRDHLTDTGARALAKRFQTRWEASGIPVP, encoded by the coding sequence ATGCTCGCGTGGCGGGTCAGAGCCTCTCTCCGTTGGGTGGGTGGCTGTCTTCTCGTCCTGACCGCGGGATCGTTCGCACTGTCCGTCGTGGTCACCCCGATCCTGCCGTCCCTCGCGTACTACGGCCTGCCGACCCGGGCCTGGCAGCTGGGGCTCGGAGCGTGCCTCGCGCTCGTGCCGCTGCACCGGAGGATGTCTCCCCGCTTCAGGCCCTGGGCAGCAGTTCTGGGCAGCGTGGCGGTCTCATGGTCGATCTTCACCCTGGACGCGTCTTGGGCCTATCCGGGCTGGGTCGCGATCGTTCCCACCGCGGGAGCAGCCCTGCTGCTCGCGGGAGGAGATCCGCAGTGGAGCACGAGTACGAGCCTGAGCGCGCCGCGGAGGTCGTTCCCCAAGGTCATCATATTGCTCGGCGATGTCTCGTACTCGCTCTACCTCTGGCACTGGCCCGTGCTCGTCATCCCGACCCTTGCCTCCGGTCAGCCCCTGACGGTGTGGGAGACCCTGGGTGCGGTAGCACTCTCGGTCCTGCTGGCCGGCCTCACGTATCGCTATGTCGAGCAGCCCACCCGGCGTGCCGGAGCATGCAGCCAGAAGCCGTGGCGGCTCGTCTCCTTCGGCGTGGTGACCTCGATGGTCGTGGCTGGGGTGCTGGCCGTCGTCCCGGCCGCCTTCACCCTGACCTCGACGGAGACCGTGCCGACCTTTGTAGGCGGACAGATTCCTGAGCGTCTGGAGGCGCCACGCGCGGTGCCGCTGAACATCTCGGACAGTCTCGCGAGCCCGTCGCGAGCGGCGATCTTCAGCGGCTGCACGGACCTCACACCGACCGACGACGAGGCTCAGCTCGAGCGCTGCCGCGGGGGCGACACCGACGGGTCCGCAGCCAGCGTCGCTCTTATCGGGGACTCCCACGCTGGTCATCTGCAACCGACACTCGACGAGATCGGCGAGGACGAGGGCTTCACCGTCGATACGTACCTCCGCAACGCCTGCCCCGTGTTTGCCGCACCCATCACCCACTACGACTCAGGACGTCCTCATCCCGAGTGTCAACCATGGCGGGAGGATCTCCTCATGGGGCTACGCGCTGTGCCGCCCGACGTCATCGTCGTCTCCCACAACGACGCGGGATACTTCGATGACCTCGGTGTCGCCCCCTCGGTTGACGAGTGGCTCGGGTGGGAACGAGAGCTCATCAATGACCTGCCGGACGTCCCCGTGCTCATCGTCTCCGAGACGCCCCACTGGGTCCGCTCTCCCGCGACGTGCCTGGCCGAGAACCTCGACGACGTCGCTCCATGCTCGTTGCCCGCCGACGGTGCTTACCCTTTCGACCACGCCGCACTGCTAGGCGCAGACCTCGACGCGGGTCGGGAGTCGCCGGTAGGGGTACTCGACGGTCACGATCTCGTGTGCGCCAACCGCTGCTACGCGATCGCCGGATCCATCCTTCTCTACTCGGATCGGGACCACCTGACCGACACGGGGGCACGTGCCCTGGCGAAGCGCTTCCAGACCCGCTGGGAGGCCTCGGGGATTCCGGTTCCGTGA
- a CDS encoding acyltransferase family protein, with the protein MTSHRRSAPRQDIQALRALAVVAVVAFHAGMPLPGGFVGVDVFFVISGYLIVGLLARELIDDGRISWRRFLARRVARLLPAALLTVGVTALALLLLVDAVTAGPALADLAAASAYAANLWFIANRVGTSPRTSRLQPFTSGRSRWRSSSTSSSRWLSCSRGGSEPLSVGWVAVFSS; encoded by the coding sequence GTGACATCGCATCGGCGCTCCGCGCCCCGTCAGGACATCCAGGCACTCAGAGCGCTGGCGGTCGTCGCCGTCGTCGCCTTCCACGCCGGGATGCCGCTGCCCGGCGGCTTCGTCGGAGTCGACGTCTTCTTCGTCATCAGCGGCTATCTCATCGTCGGGCTCCTGGCCCGCGAGCTCATCGACGACGGACGCATCAGCTGGCGCAGATTCCTCGCCCGTCGTGTGGCGCGACTGCTGCCCGCGGCACTGCTGACCGTCGGTGTGACAGCGCTGGCCCTGCTGCTCCTCGTCGACGCGGTGACCGCCGGGCCGGCGCTCGCCGACCTGGCCGCGGCCAGTGCCTACGCGGCGAATCTGTGGTTCATCGCGAACAGGGTGGGTACTTCGCCGAGGACGAGCCGTCTCCAGCCCTTCACTTCTGGTCGCTCGCGGTGGAGGAGCAGTTCTACCTCTTCGTCCCGCTGGCTCTCATGCTCGCGTGGCGGGTCAGAGCCTCTCTCCGTTGGGTGGGTGGCTGTCTTCTCGTCCTGA
- the wecB gene encoding non-hydrolyzing UDP-N-acetylglucosamine 2-epimerase, translated as MGTPRVMCVYGTRPEAIKVAPVIKELERSTRLEPLVAVTGQHREMLDQVNSLFDIAPEHDLDLMRPGATVAQITALAIHRVTELIEEVRPDAVMVQGDTTSAFAAALAGFYARVPVVHLEAGLRTRDINTPFPEEANRRLTAPISTLHLAPTERARRHLLHEAIDPSEIVITGNTVIDALRRATAVPATIQDERVAEAIAADGPLLLVTTHRRESWGNRMEEAMEAVASLARQRPDLRVVLPMHRNPVVRDVIAPVLDSLPNVVLTEPMSYHEFTTVLAASTLVLTDSGGVQEEAPSLGKPVLVMRDSTERPEAIDAGVVRLVGTELDRIRFEVNHLLDDVDEYESMANAVNPYGDGHAAERAEAAIAELLGVGERLPDFSLRRLAAT; from the coding sequence ATGGGTACACCGCGAGTCATGTGCGTCTACGGGACGCGTCCGGAGGCCATCAAGGTGGCACCCGTCATCAAGGAGCTCGAGCGCAGCACGCGGCTCGAGCCCCTCGTGGCCGTCACCGGGCAGCACCGGGAGATGCTCGATCAGGTCAACTCGCTCTTCGACATCGCGCCCGAGCACGACCTCGACCTTATGCGACCGGGTGCCACGGTCGCGCAGATCACGGCGCTCGCGATCCACCGCGTGACCGAGCTCATCGAAGAGGTCCGGCCGGACGCCGTCATGGTGCAGGGCGACACGACGAGCGCCTTCGCCGCGGCTCTGGCCGGTTTCTACGCCCGGGTCCCCGTGGTGCACCTCGAGGCCGGGCTGCGAACCCGGGACATCAACACCCCCTTCCCCGAGGAGGCCAACCGGCGACTGACCGCGCCGATCTCGACGCTACATCTCGCCCCGACGGAGCGGGCGCGTCGTCATCTCCTCCACGAGGCCATCGATCCTTCGGAGATCGTCATCACGGGCAACACCGTGATCGACGCGCTCCGACGCGCCACCGCCGTGCCCGCGACGATCCAGGACGAGCGCGTCGCCGAGGCGATCGCCGCCGATGGGCCCCTCCTCCTCGTGACGACGCACCGTCGCGAGTCCTGGGGCAATCGCATGGAGGAGGCCATGGAGGCCGTCGCGAGCCTCGCTCGGCAGCGCCCCGATCTCCGGGTCGTCCTGCCGATGCACCGCAACCCCGTCGTTCGTGACGTCATCGCCCCTGTGCTGGATAGCCTGCCCAACGTCGTGCTCACCGAGCCGATGAGCTACCACGAGTTCACGACCGTGCTCGCCGCGAGCACGCTCGTGCTCACCGACTCCGGGGGCGTGCAAGAGGAGGCCCCGAGTCTCGGCAAGCCGGTCCTCGTCATGCGGGACAGCACCGAACGTCCCGAGGCGATCGATGCCGGGGTCGTCCGGCTCGTGGGCACGGAGCTCGACCGCATCCGCTTCGAGGTCAACCATCTCCTCGACGACGTCGACGAGTACGAGAGCATGGCCAACGCCGTCAATCCCTACGGGGACGGCCACGCCGCGGAGCGTGCCGAGGCCGCGATCGCCGAGCTCCTCGGGGTCGGCGAGCGACTGCCCGACTTCTCGCTGCGGCGCCTCGCCGCCACATGA
- a CDS encoding glycosyltransferase family 4 protein has product MTRVLVASPPVDAIGGVAQHTRLVTTGLPDARPFDQWWPLSVRSQSSLVRLGIHLLGLARWTAALLVHRPEVVHLQMSAPGARRDLLYLRIAHALRRPVVAHLHTSGFLDDESPDQDADRALDEALSRAETVLVMSEPVAAHIREHRPRRSGVVRVLPNPASNVDTAAPERAAHADPVRVLTVGEINELKQMSAILSEVEALRSEGVEIEYHVVGPWGPLPDAERRHLEHSDACVLHGTQRGPALTELYDRADVFVLFSRNEAEPLSLLEAMGRGLPCIAPAVGSIPSLLVPVPGNVVVPAGDRSSLREGLRQLAEDPAQRAQVGAANASWVREHRSPAVHLTQLAAIYADAASPRPQEKIGP; this is encoded by the coding sequence ATGACGCGCGTCCTCGTCGCCTCCCCGCCGGTGGACGCGATCGGCGGGGTGGCTCAGCACACCCGTCTCGTGACGACGGGACTGCCGGACGCGCGACCCTTCGACCAGTGGTGGCCGCTGTCTGTGCGCTCGCAGAGCTCCCTCGTCCGGCTGGGGATCCACCTCCTCGGACTGGCCCGCTGGACGGCAGCCCTGCTCGTGCACCGACCGGAGGTCGTCCACCTTCAGATGTCTGCACCTGGGGCGCGACGTGACCTGCTGTACCTCCGGATCGCACACGCCCTGCGACGCCCAGTCGTCGCGCACCTCCACACTTCCGGCTTCCTCGACGACGAGTCGCCCGACCAGGACGCCGACCGTGCCCTCGACGAGGCGTTGAGCCGCGCAGAGACGGTCCTCGTGATGTCTGAACCTGTCGCCGCTCACATCCGGGAGCACCGTCCGCGACGGAGCGGCGTGGTGCGGGTGCTGCCGAACCCTGCGTCGAACGTCGACACCGCTGCGCCCGAGCGGGCCGCGCACGCAGACCCCGTCCGCGTTCTCACCGTAGGTGAGATCAACGAGCTCAAGCAGATGTCTGCCATCCTCAGCGAGGTGGAGGCACTGCGCTCGGAGGGGGTCGAGATCGAGTACCACGTTGTCGGACCGTGGGGTCCCCTGCCGGATGCCGAGCGTCGCCACCTCGAGCACAGTGACGCGTGCGTGCTGCACGGCACCCAGCGTGGGCCGGCACTCACGGAGCTCTACGACCGGGCAGACGTCTTCGTTCTCTTCTCCCGGAACGAGGCCGAGCCGCTCTCCCTCCTCGAGGCGATGGGCCGTGGGCTCCCCTGCATCGCGCCTGCAGTCGGCTCCATCCCGAGCCTGCTCGTCCCCGTCCCGGGGAACGTCGTCGTCCCGGCCGGTGATCGCTCCTCGCTCCGCGAGGGTTTGCGTCAGCTGGCCGAGGACCCTGCGCAGCGCGCGCAGGTCGGAGCCGCCAACGCCAGCTGGGTCCGGGAGCACAGGTCACCGGCCGTCCATCTGACCCAGCTGGCGGCGATCTACGCGGATGCCGCCAGTCCTCGACCTCAGGAGAAGATCGGCCCATGA
- a CDS encoding glycosyltransferase family 2 protein gives MTSGPEVSVIIPTIVRDLESLDTAVTSALTQDPPPVEVIVVDDRVGQPALVLGDDERVRVILNAGPHGPAGARNCGVAAARGELVAFLDDDDRWLPGKLAAQLAQLAAADDPGCVVVGTRARVLARTGTWLTPEELPDPSLSVVEDLFLQPEVRRARSRGTWTSTMLAPRSMVLAVLFDTELTNWEDVDWLVRMTDQGCTFVVCPEPLVEVRHDLGEAPSQSHRARADASRSWADRVIAPRSRRAHHNFLLTYVVRLLVAEGRRAEAVRLGLRTASSRDVDVRPLVKFISAVALTDRMTSRLANLSSGSFRGSSAGSARNRSVAQEDETSDA, from the coding sequence ATGACCTCCGGACCCGAAGTCTCCGTCATCATCCCGACGATCGTCCGTGATCTCGAGAGCCTCGACACCGCGGTCACGTCGGCGCTGACCCAGGACCCGCCTCCCGTCGAGGTCATCGTCGTCGATGACCGCGTCGGCCAGCCCGCGCTCGTCCTGGGCGACGACGAGCGGGTCCGGGTGATCCTCAACGCGGGGCCGCACGGGCCCGCGGGCGCTCGGAACTGCGGGGTCGCCGCGGCCAGGGGTGAGCTGGTGGCTTTTCTCGACGACGACGACCGATGGCTGCCGGGCAAGCTCGCGGCTCAGCTGGCCCAGCTGGCCGCCGCGGACGACCCAGGCTGCGTCGTGGTCGGCACCCGGGCGCGCGTCCTCGCCAGGACAGGCACCTGGTTGACCCCGGAAGAGCTTCCTGACCCCAGCCTCAGCGTTGTCGAGGATCTTTTCCTCCAGCCTGAGGTCAGGCGCGCTCGGTCACGCGGGACGTGGACGTCCACCATGCTGGCACCTCGCTCGATGGTTCTCGCCGTCCTGTTCGACACGGAGCTCACCAACTGGGAGGACGTCGACTGGCTCGTGCGGATGACGGACCAGGGCTGCACGTTCGTCGTGTGCCCTGAACCCTTGGTCGAGGTCCGTCACGATCTCGGTGAGGCACCCTCGCAGAGTCACCGAGCGCGTGCCGACGCGAGCCGGTCATGGGCCGATCGTGTCATCGCACCGCGCAGTCGCAGGGCCCACCACAACTTCCTCCTGACGTACGTCGTGCGTCTCCTCGTCGCCGAGGGGCGGCGAGCCGAGGCTGTCCGTCTGGGGCTGCGGACAGCGAGTTCTCGGGATGTCGACGTCAGGCCCCTGGTGAAGTTCATCAGCGCCGTCGCTCTCACTGATCGCATGACGTCTCGGCTGGCAAACCTCAGCAGTGGGTCATTCCGCGGGAGCAGCGCCGGGTCAGCGCGCAACCGGTCGGTTGCGCAGGAGGACGAGACCTCCGACGCCTGA